The Haloarchaeobius amylolyticus genome window below encodes:
- a CDS encoding DUF7470 family protein yields the protein MAADSSQSGGVGGKYGQMLGLSGFLGGVLMLAGIAVVAVGNPIVAAGLAVFVVGVALLVKALLSSMLGMFGMGGMF from the coding sequence ATGGCAGCAGATTCGTCCCAGTCTGGCGGTGTCGGCGGCAAGTACGGGCAGATGCTCGGGCTCTCCGGGTTCCTCGGCGGCGTGTTGATGCTCGCCGGCATCGCCGTCGTCGCGGTCGGGAACCCCATCGTCGCGGCCGGCCTCGCCGTCTTCGTCGTCGGCGTGGCCCTGCTCGTGAAGGCACTCCTCAGCAGCATGCTCGGGATGTTCGGCATGGGCGGGATGTTCTGA
- the eif1A gene encoding translation initiation factor eIF-1A produces MSDNEGGGRRNLRMPDDDEVFATVTNMLGANRVRVRCADGVERTARIPGKMQKRVWIREDDVVLVSPWDWQDEKADITWRYEKQDADQLREEGHIQ; encoded by the coding sequence ATGAGTGACAACGAGGGCGGCGGTCGACGTAACCTTCGTATGCCAGACGACGACGAGGTGTTCGCGACGGTGACCAACATGCTCGGCGCGAACCGGGTCAGAGTCCGCTGTGCCGACGGGGTCGAGCGCACAGCCCGGATTCCGGGCAAGATGCAGAAACGCGTCTGGATCCGCGAGGACGACGTGGTGCTCGTGAGTCCGTGGGACTGGCAGGACGAGAAGGCCGACATCACCTGGCGCTACGAGAAGCAGGACGCCGACCAGCTCCGCGAGGAAGGTCACATCCAGTAA
- the rio1 gene encoding serine/threonine-protein kinase Rio1 translates to MTEEYGLVEPEAVETPGDEWEEIDVSDTEADRIARKRDREFSQFRKRIKDADQFKVEASVFDDATYAALYKLVQDGWVDALGGPISTGKEANVYTALGGERSAEELAQESPEVAIKAYRINASDFRDMRDYLTGDPRFEGIGSKKKQVVLAWVRKEYANLERAQKAGVRVPKPLAVERNLLVMEYIGAEDGRAKRLAEVHVENPETAYEVVREYMRRLHQSGLVHGDLSEYNMVIHEGELVVIDLGQAVTVHHPNARDFLERDCRNVANFFARQGVDVTGDDLYDFVIEEGDWADVEE, encoded by the coding sequence ATGACAGAGGAGTACGGACTGGTGGAGCCCGAGGCCGTCGAGACGCCCGGCGACGAGTGGGAGGAGATCGACGTCTCCGACACGGAAGCCGACCGTATCGCACGGAAACGAGACCGGGAGTTCAGTCAGTTCCGGAAACGCATCAAGGACGCCGACCAGTTCAAGGTGGAGGCGTCGGTGTTCGACGACGCGACCTACGCCGCGCTGTACAAACTGGTGCAGGACGGCTGGGTCGACGCGCTCGGGGGGCCCATCTCGACGGGGAAGGAGGCGAACGTCTACACCGCGCTGGGCGGGGAACGCTCCGCCGAGGAACTGGCCCAAGAGAGCCCGGAGGTGGCCATCAAGGCGTACCGCATCAACGCGTCGGACTTCCGGGACATGCGGGACTACCTGACGGGGGACCCGCGATTCGAGGGCATCGGCTCGAAGAAGAAGCAGGTCGTGCTCGCGTGGGTGCGCAAGGAGTACGCGAACCTCGAACGCGCCCAGAAGGCGGGGGTCCGGGTCCCGAAGCCGCTGGCGGTCGAGCGGAACCTGCTCGTGATGGAGTACATCGGTGCCGAGGACGGCCGGGCGAAACGGCTCGCCGAGGTCCACGTCGAGAACCCGGAGACGGCCTACGAGGTCGTGCGGGAGTACATGCGCCGCCTGCACCAGTCGGGGCTGGTCCACGGCGACCTCTCGGAGTACAACATGGTCATCCACGAGGGCGAGCTGGTCGTCATCGACCTCGGGCAGGCCGTGACGGTCCACCACCCGAACGCGCGGGACTTCCTCGAACGCGACTGTCGGAACGTCGCGAACTTCTTCGCCCGTCAGGGCGTCGACGTGACCGGCGACGACCTCTACGACTTCGTCATCGAGGAGGGCGACTGGGCCGACGTCGAGGAGTAG
- a CDS encoding tryptophan--tRNA ligase: protein MTRHDDTTDAQHATETGEQHTTSDTDEDPGFTVTPYAVSGTVDYDRLLEQFGADRLTAEQVDRFPDHQMLRRGIYYAGRDVDPYLDAAEAGETHSIVTGIGPSGPMHIGHAPVFYVAKRLQDATGAHVYIPLSDDEKYYSKDLTYPEIGEYTRQNLRDVLAVGFDPAKTTIVVDTADADVVYPLASAFARHLTQATVDATYGDPENVGLSFYPAVQTAHLLLPQLVHGAHPTLVPVAVDQDPHVRVCRDVAAKERFPVRKPGALLGKFLPDLSGPGKMSSSADVPSITLDDDPETVRDTVLTHAFSGGRSSVEEHREHGGDPTVDVPFQLLRFFFEPDDEAVERLAREYRAGDLLSGELKELAAGRITEFLAAHQERKAALGPLEEELPAYRLGPAAKQTALEAVGLDPI, encoded by the coding sequence ATGACACGCCACGACGACACGACAGACGCACAGCACGCGACAGAGACAGGAGAACAGCACACGACCAGCGACACCGACGAGGACCCCGGGTTCACCGTCACGCCCTACGCCGTCTCCGGGACGGTCGACTACGACAGGTTGCTCGAGCAGTTCGGGGCGGACCGCCTCACCGCCGAGCAGGTCGACCGCTTCCCCGACCACCAGATGCTCCGCCGGGGCATCTACTACGCCGGCCGGGACGTCGACCCGTACCTCGACGCTGCCGAGGCCGGCGAGACACACAGCATCGTCACCGGTATCGGGCCCTCGGGGCCGATGCACATCGGGCACGCGCCGGTGTTCTACGTCGCGAAGCGCCTGCAGGACGCCACGGGCGCGCACGTGTACATCCCGCTCTCCGACGACGAGAAGTACTACTCGAAGGACCTCACGTATCCCGAAATCGGCGAGTACACGCGCCAGAACCTGCGGGACGTCCTCGCGGTCGGCTTCGACCCCGCGAAGACGACCATCGTCGTCGACACGGCCGACGCCGACGTGGTCTACCCCCTCGCGAGCGCGTTCGCGAGGCACCTCACGCAGGCGACGGTCGACGCCACCTACGGCGACCCCGAGAACGTCGGCCTCTCGTTCTACCCGGCGGTCCAGACCGCCCACCTGCTCCTGCCCCAGCTCGTCCACGGCGCGCACCCGACGCTGGTCCCGGTCGCGGTCGACCAGGACCCGCACGTCCGGGTGTGCCGGGACGTGGCCGCCAAGGAGCGGTTCCCGGTCCGGAAGCCGGGGGCACTTCTGGGGAAGTTCCTGCCGGACCTCTCCGGGCCGGGGAAGATGTCGAGCAGCGCCGACGTGCCGAGCATCACCCTCGACGACGACCCCGAGACCGTCCGCGACACGGTGCTGACCCACGCGTTCTCGGGCGGCCGGTCGAGCGTCGAGGAGCACCGCGAGCACGGCGGCGACCCGACGGTCGACGTGCCCTTCCAGCTCCTGCGGTTCTTCTTCGAACCGGACGACGAGGCGGTCGAGCGTCTCGCCCGCGAGTACCGGGCCGGCGACCTCCTGAGCGGAGAGCTGAAGGAGCTCGCGGCCGGGCGCATCACCGAGTTCCTCGCGGCCCACCAGGAGCGCAAGGCGGCCCTCGGCCCCCTCGAGGAGGAGCTGCCGGCGTACCGGCTCGGGCCTGCTGCGAAGCAGACGGCTCTGGAGGCGGTCGGTCTCGACCCCATCTGA
- a CDS encoding ArsR/SmtB family transcription factor, protein MDNTDPADAVSHGAAFALLGNETRVAILRELWETATEGPMPFSELRERVGMRDSGQFNYHLTKLTGTFIRKVDPEDDEEGEGGYVLRFAGIAVVGAILSGMYQQAGFDEPVPVDGECPRCGGALDLEYEDERANLSCRDCGNFTLQSNIPAGVFSQYDREATPEVFDRWMRAQVDQIAAGFCMLCQGKTTFTVLLGAHTGADWAEEDEALVEYECERCGATLYASVTEMLTRHPAIVSFYHDHGADVRDEPTWGLDWLLDEVAVVTEDPLTVSFDVTVDDETLRLTVDDQLTVVAEERLPAEQARA, encoded by the coding sequence ATGGACAACACGGACCCTGCCGACGCCGTCTCCCACGGGGCGGCGTTCGCGTTGCTGGGGAACGAGACACGGGTGGCCATCCTCCGCGAGCTCTGGGAGACCGCGACGGAGGGGCCCATGCCGTTCTCCGAGCTGCGCGAGCGCGTCGGCATGCGCGACTCGGGCCAGTTCAACTACCACCTGACGAAGCTCACGGGCACCTTCATCCGGAAGGTCGACCCCGAAGACGACGAGGAGGGCGAGGGCGGGTACGTCCTGCGCTTCGCCGGTATCGCGGTCGTCGGGGCCATCCTCTCGGGGATGTACCAGCAGGCCGGCTTCGACGAACCGGTCCCCGTCGACGGCGAGTGCCCGCGCTGTGGGGGCGCGCTCGACCTCGAATACGAGGACGAACGCGCGAACCTCTCGTGTCGCGACTGCGGGAACTTCACCCTCCAGTCGAACATCCCGGCGGGGGTCTTCTCGCAGTACGACCGCGAGGCGACGCCGGAGGTGTTCGACCGGTGGATGCGCGCCCAGGTCGACCAGATCGCGGCCGGGTTCTGTATGCTCTGCCAGGGGAAGACGACGTTCACGGTCCTGCTCGGCGCGCACACCGGCGCGGACTGGGCGGAGGAGGACGAGGCACTCGTCGAGTACGAGTGCGAGCGCTGTGGCGCGACCCTCTACGCCAGCGTCACCGAGATGCTGACCCGGCACCCGGCCATCGTCTCGTTCTACCACGACCACGGCGCCGACGTCCGGGACGAACCGACGTGGGGGCTCGACTGGCTGCTCGACGAGGTCGCGGTCGTCACCGAGGACCCCCTCACCGTCTCCTTCGACGTGACGGTCGACGACGAGACGCTCCGGCTGACGGTCGACGACCAGTTGACCGTCGTCGCCGAGGAGCGGCTACCGGCCGAGCAGGCACGGGCCTGA
- a CDS encoding MFS transporter, with product MTLLRNHSFARLFAGRLVTNMGDSLYFVAAMWLVYDLTGNEFYSGLAGFLTLAPSAFQAFAGPLVDRWDLRRLLVGTQLVQAVLILAVPVAHALGLLTVWVVLVVMPLLSLLNQLVYPAESAALPRVVEKDELVQANSLFAMAYQGVDAVFNALGGLLVAAFGAVAIFVFDSVTFLAAALLFASVRLPAADGPAEASTAAADSDAVADGLVTDGGAGAERGYLAELREGFAFVRGTILLTMLGGSLVINFTFGATIAAMPAYGDLLGGAGAYGLLMAGLGVGMLVGSLLAGRFGDRAFGRLTIASMAAAGVLWTVAIWLAWTPATVALVAVALVPTGITNVLIVSMVQSLVPEHLLGRVMAVTGSASAVATPFGALAGGALAAAFGPAMVMSMAGGGFLFLAAYVAAVPSLRRMPAVGDVETLAA from the coding sequence ATGACACTCCTCCGGAACCACTCGTTCGCCCGGCTGTTCGCCGGGCGGCTGGTGACGAACATGGGCGACAGCCTCTACTTCGTCGCCGCGATGTGGCTCGTCTACGACCTCACGGGCAACGAGTTCTACTCGGGGCTGGCCGGCTTCCTCACCCTCGCGCCGAGCGCGTTCCAGGCGTTCGCCGGCCCCCTCGTCGACCGCTGGGACCTCCGCCGGCTCCTCGTCGGCACCCAGCTCGTCCAGGCCGTGCTCATCCTCGCGGTCCCGGTCGCCCACGCCCTCGGTCTGCTCACGGTCTGGGTCGTCCTCGTCGTGATGCCCCTGCTCTCGCTGCTCAACCAGCTGGTCTACCCGGCCGAGTCCGCGGCGCTGCCCCGCGTGGTCGAGAAGGACGAACTGGTGCAGGCGAACTCCCTGTTCGCGATGGCCTACCAGGGCGTCGACGCGGTGTTCAACGCGCTCGGCGGCCTGCTGGTCGCGGCCTTCGGGGCGGTCGCCATCTTCGTGTTCGACTCGGTGACGTTCCTCGCGGCGGCCCTGCTGTTCGCGTCGGTCCGGCTGCCCGCGGCGGACGGCCCAGCCGAGGCGTCGACCGCCGCGGCCGACAGCGACGCGGTCGCCGACGGCCTCGTCACCGACGGCGGGGCTGGCGCGGAGCGCGGCTACCTCGCGGAGTTGCGCGAGGGGTTCGCGTTCGTCCGGGGGACCATCCTGCTCACGATGCTCGGCGGCTCGCTCGTCATCAACTTCACCTTCGGCGCGACCATCGCGGCGATGCCCGCCTACGGGGACCTGCTCGGCGGCGCGGGGGCCTACGGGCTCCTGATGGCCGGCCTCGGCGTCGGGATGCTCGTCGGCTCGCTGCTGGCTGGCCGGTTCGGCGACCGGGCGTTCGGCCGGCTGACCATCGCCTCGATGGCGGCCGCGGGCGTGCTCTGGACCGTCGCCATCTGGCTCGCCTGGACCCCCGCGACGGTCGCGCTGGTGGCGGTCGCACTCGTCCCGACGGGCATCACGAACGTCCTCATCGTCTCGATGGTGCAGTCGCTGGTGCCCGAGCACCTGCTCGGCCGCGTGATGGCGGTCACCGGCAGCGCCTCGGCGGTCGCGACGCCCTTCGGAGCGCTCGCCGGCGGGGCGCTGGCAGCCGCGTTCGGGCCGGCGATGGTCATGTCGATGGCCGGGGGTGGGTTCCTGTTCCTCGCCGCCTACGTCGCGGCCGTCCCCAGCCTCCGCCGGATGCCGGCGGTCGGCGACGTGGAGACGCTGGCGGCCTGA
- a CDS encoding winged helix-turn-helix domain-containing protein: MDDDAATRAPEEAFGLVANETRLAILRALWEADDQVLSFSELRDAVGVRDTGQFNYHLGKLVGTFVDRVEPGEDGGSNAGYELRFAGLTLLGAVLSGVYTRETEVGPVPIDLECLECGGPLSARYEHGEACIDCDDCGEQFMGYGVPSGVVEGRDPDRLPEIFTSYLYTVMTQVSTGFCPVCTGRIWGSVFEKEDRGYYARYTCDRCGLELTSFLGGAVLTHPVVVGFLADHGIDIRTEPFWQFDWFDAENATVTTEDPLRVDVTFAIDDERLILTLDESLAVVETHRET; this comes from the coding sequence ATGGACGACGATGCAGCCACGCGTGCCCCCGAGGAGGCCTTCGGGCTGGTGGCGAACGAGACGCGACTCGCCATCCTCCGGGCGCTCTGGGAGGCCGACGACCAGGTGCTCTCGTTCTCCGAACTCCGGGACGCGGTCGGCGTCAGGGACACCGGCCAGTTCAACTACCACCTCGGCAAACTGGTCGGCACCTTCGTCGACAGGGTCGAGCCGGGGGAGGACGGGGGGTCGAACGCCGGGTACGAGCTCCGGTTCGCCGGGTTGACCCTGCTCGGGGCCGTCCTCTCGGGTGTCTACACCCGCGAGACCGAGGTCGGGCCGGTCCCCATCGACCTCGAGTGTCTCGAGTGCGGCGGCCCCCTGTCGGCCCGGTACGAGCACGGCGAAGCCTGCATCGACTGCGACGACTGCGGCGAGCAGTTCATGGGGTACGGCGTCCCCTCGGGCGTCGTCGAGGGCCGCGACCCCGACCGCCTCCCGGAGATCTTCACCAGCTACCTCTACACGGTGATGACACAGGTCTCGACCGGGTTCTGTCCCGTCTGTACCGGCCGCATCTGGGGCTCGGTGTTCGAGAAGGAGGACCGCGGCTACTACGCGCGCTACACCTGCGACCGGTGCGGCCTCGAACTCACCTCGTTCCTCGGTGGGGCGGTCCTGACCCACCCGGTCGTCGTCGGCTTCCTCGCGGACCACGGCATCGACATCCGGACGGAACCGTTCTGGCAGTTCGACTGGTTCGACGCGGAGAACGCCACGGTCACGACCGAGGACCCCCTGCGCGTCGACGTCACGTTCGCCATCGACGACGAGCGACTGATTCTCACGCTGGACGAGTCGCTCGCCGTGGTCGAGACGCACCGGGAAACGTAG
- a CDS encoding MFS transporter produces the protein MRTLFRNRDFARLFAGRVVTNVGDSLYFVAAMWLVYELTGNAAYSGIAGFLVLAPGALQAFAGPLVDRWNIRRLLVGTQLVQGVVIAALPVADHLGYLSVWLVLTVMPLLSLLNQLVYPAQSAALPRIVEKDELVQANSLFSLAYQGSDSVANALGGVLIAVVGATTLFVVDSVTFAAAALLFATVTIPPAEAAETSDAGEREADTLASEAGEPGEDGPASPAVTDGGEDDDSTEPGYFDDLREGLAYIRGTVLVPVVAGAAFVNFAAGGSIIAAMPAFADTFGGAGAYGFLMAAVSAGSFVGAFGASRVDDRAFGWTSILAFGLGGCFWLLGVAAAAYTGSLPATVALFALSFVPIGVSNVLLSSMVQSVVPEHLLGRVSGVLGSAASVSIPFGALFGGTLTEAAGPFVLFVAGGVGLLVLALYWTANAGLRELPAVGDIQTFSTAGAE, from the coding sequence ATGCGAACGCTCTTCCGGAACCGCGACTTCGCCCGGCTGTTCGCCGGGCGGGTCGTCACGAACGTCGGCGACAGCCTCTACTTCGTCGCCGCGATGTGGCTCGTCTACGAACTGACGGGCAACGCGGCCTACTCGGGTATCGCCGGGTTCCTCGTCCTCGCACCGGGTGCCCTCCAGGCCTTCGCCGGCCCCCTCGTCGACCGCTGGAACATCCGCCGGCTCCTCGTCGGGACCCAGCTGGTCCAGGGCGTCGTCATCGCCGCGCTCCCGGTCGCCGACCACCTCGGCTACCTCTCGGTCTGGCTCGTCCTGACCGTGATGCCCCTGCTCTCGCTGCTCAACCAGCTGGTCTACCCGGCGCAGTCGGCGGCCCTGCCCCGCATCGTCGAGAAGGACGAACTCGTGCAGGCGAACTCGCTGTTCTCGCTGGCCTACCAGGGGAGCGACTCGGTCGCCAACGCGCTCGGGGGCGTCCTCATCGCGGTTGTCGGCGCGACGACCCTGTTCGTCGTCGACTCCGTGACCTTCGCGGCGGCGGCCCTGCTGTTCGCCACGGTGACCATCCCGCCCGCCGAGGCCGCCGAAACCAGCGATGCCGGCGAGCGTGAGGCCGACACCCTGGCGTCCGAGGCCGGCGAGCCCGGGGAGGACGGCCCCGCCAGCCCGGCCGTCACGGACGGGGGCGAGGACGACGACAGCACGGAACCGGGGTACTTCGACGACCTCCGCGAGGGGCTCGCGTACATCCGCGGGACGGTCCTCGTCCCGGTCGTCGCCGGGGCCGCGTTCGTCAACTTCGCGGCCGGCGGGTCCATCATCGCGGCGATGCCCGCCTTCGCGGACACCTTCGGCGGGGCCGGCGCCTACGGGTTCCTGATGGCCGCCGTCTCCGCGGGTTCGTTCGTCGGGGCCTTCGGGGCGAGCCGGGTCGACGACCGCGCCTTCGGCTGGACCTCCATCCTCGCGTTCGGCCTCGGGGGCTGCTTCTGGTTGCTCGGGGTCGCCGCGGCCGCCTACACCGGGAGCCTGCCCGCGACCGTGGCCCTGTTCGCCCTCTCGTTCGTCCCCATCGGGGTCAGCAACGTGTTGCTCTCCTCGATGGTCCAGTCGGTGGTCCCCGAACACCTGCTCGGCCGCGTCTCCGGGGTCCTCGGCAGCGCCGCCTCGGTCTCCATCCCGTTCGGGGCGCTCTTCGGCGGGACGCTGACCGAGGCCGCCGGCCCCTTCGTCCTCTTCGTGGCCGGCGGGGTCGGCCTGCTGGTGCTCGCGCTGTACTGGACCGCCAACGCGGGCCTGCGCGAGCTGCCGGCGGTCGGGGACATCCAGACGTTCTCGACGGCCGGCGCCGAGTGA
- a CDS encoding KH domain-containing protein has product MQHVKIPQDRIGVLIGEGGETMRRIENRAGVRLDIDSENGSVAIEQVGDPIDALKGPDIVQAIGRGFPPEDALSLLDDEMRMFDLIDIDAAARNKRDLKRKKGRLIGENGRTRELMEELTGSSVVIYGSTMGVIGDPEQVQIVREAAERLLDGAPHGSVYSFLERKHNELKRKGMNFHRYPGGT; this is encoded by the coding sequence ATGCAGCACGTGAAGATTCCGCAGGACCGCATCGGCGTGCTGATCGGTGAAGGTGGCGAGACGATGCGACGGATCGAGAACCGGGCCGGTGTCAGACTCGACATCGACTCCGAGAACGGCTCCGTCGCCATCGAGCAGGTGGGTGACCCCATCGACGCGCTGAAGGGCCCGGACATCGTCCAGGCCATCGGCCGCGGCTTCCCGCCCGAGGACGCGCTGTCGTTGCTCGACGACGAGATGCGCATGTTCGACCTCATCGACATCGACGCTGCCGCGCGGAACAAGCGAGACCTGAAGCGAAAGAAGGGCCGACTCATCGGCGAGAACGGTCGGACCCGCGAACTGATGGAGGAACTCACCGGCTCCAGCGTCGTCATCTACGGCTCGACGATGGGCGTCATCGGCGACCCGGAGCAGGTGCAGATCGTCCGGGAGGCCGCCGAACGCCTCCTCGACGGCGCACCCCACGGCTCGGTGTACTCGTTCCTCGAACGCAAGCACAACGAACTGAAGCGCAAGGGCATGAACTTCCACCGGTACCCCGGTGGGACCTGA
- the thsA gene encoding thermosome subunit alpha, with amino-acid sequence MAQQMGGQPLIVLSEDSQRTSGRDAQSMNITAGKAVAESVRTTLGPKGMDKMLVDSTGEVVVTNDGVTILKEMDIEHPAANMIVEVAQTQEDEVGDGTTSAVVVSGELLKKAEDLLEQDVHATTIANGYRQAAEKAKEVLADSAIDVDADDREYLEKIAATAMTGKGAESAKDILAEIVVDAVLAVQDEDGVDADNIKIEKVVGGSTENSELVDGVLLDKTRVHDNMPFFVEDANVAVLDDALEVRETEIDAEVNVTDPDQLQQFLDQEEKQLKEMVDNLVEAGADAVFVTDGIDDMAQHYLAKEGILAVRRVKDSDAKRIARATGARVVSSVDDIEADDLGFAGNISQQDVGGSEQILVEDVEDAKSVTLLLRGGTEHVVDEVERAIDDSLGVVRTTIEDGTVLPGGGAPEVELALALRDFADSVGGREQLAVEAFADALEVIPRTLAENAGLDSIDSLVELRSRHDGGEYAAGLDAYTGDVIDMEEEGVVEPRRVKSQAIESATEAAVMLLRIDDVIAAGDLSGGQVDPDDGGDAGGPPAGGMGGGMGGMGGMGGMGGAM; translated from the coding sequence ATGGCACAACAGATGGGCGGTCAGCCCCTTATCGTTCTCTCGGAGGACAGCCAGCGAACGTCCGGACGTGACGCGCAGTCGATGAACATCACGGCCGGCAAGGCCGTCGCCGAGTCCGTACGGACCACACTCGGTCCGAAAGGGATGGACAAGATGCTCGTCGACTCCACCGGCGAGGTCGTCGTCACGAACGACGGCGTCACCATCCTGAAGGAGATGGACATCGAGCACCCGGCGGCCAACATGATCGTCGAGGTCGCTCAGACCCAGGAGGACGAGGTCGGTGACGGCACCACCTCCGCCGTCGTCGTCTCCGGTGAACTCCTGAAGAAGGCCGAGGACCTCCTCGAGCAGGACGTCCACGCGACGACCATCGCGAACGGGTACCGCCAGGCCGCCGAGAAGGCCAAGGAAGTGCTCGCCGACTCCGCCATCGACGTCGACGCGGACGACCGCGAGTACCTCGAGAAGATCGCGGCGACCGCGATGACCGGCAAGGGCGCCGAGTCCGCGAAGGACATCCTCGCGGAGATCGTCGTCGACGCGGTCCTGGCCGTCCAGGACGAGGACGGTGTCGACGCCGACAACATCAAGATCGAGAAGGTCGTCGGCGGTTCCACCGAGAACTCCGAGCTCGTCGACGGCGTCCTCCTCGACAAGACGCGCGTCCACGACAACATGCCCTTCTTCGTCGAGGACGCCAACGTCGCCGTCCTCGACGACGCCCTCGAAGTGCGTGAGACCGAGATCGACGCCGAGGTCAACGTCACCGACCCCGACCAGCTCCAGCAGTTCCTCGACCAGGAGGAGAAGCAGCTGAAGGAGATGGTCGACAACCTCGTCGAGGCCGGCGCCGACGCCGTCTTCGTCACCGACGGCATCGACGACATGGCCCAGCACTACCTCGCGAAGGAGGGCATCCTGGCCGTCCGCCGCGTCAAGGACTCCGACGCGAAGCGCATCGCCCGTGCCACGGGCGCTCGCGTCGTCTCCAGCGTCGACGACATCGAGGCCGACGACCTCGGCTTCGCCGGCAACATCAGCCAGCAGGACGTCGGCGGCTCCGAGCAGATCCTCGTCGAGGACGTCGAGGACGCCAAGTCCGTCACGCTCCTCCTCCGCGGCGGCACCGAGCACGTCGTCGACGAGGTCGAGCGTGCCATCGACGACTCGCTGGGCGTGGTCCGCACGACCATCGAGGACGGCACCGTCCTCCCCGGCGGCGGCGCACCCGAGGTCGAGCTCGCGCTCGCACTCCGTGACTTCGCCGACTCCGTCGGCGGCCGCGAGCAGCTCGCCGTCGAGGCGTTCGCCGACGCGCTCGAGGTCATCCCGCGCACCCTCGCCGAGAACGCGGGGCTGGACTCCATCGACAGCCTCGTCGAGCTGCGCTCGCGCCACGACGGCGGCGAGTACGCTGCCGGCCTGGACGCCTACACCGGCGACGTCATCGACATGGAAGAGGAAGGCGTCGTCGAGCCGCGCCGCGTGAAGAGCCAGGCCATCGAGTCCGCCACCGAGGCGGCCGTCATGCTCCTGCGCATCGACGACGTCATCGCCGCGGGCGACCTCTCCGGCGGTCAGGTCGACCCCGACGACGGTGGCGACGCAGGCGGCCCGCCGGCCGGCGGCATGGGCGGCGGTATGGGCGGCATGGGCGGTATGGGCGGCATGGGCGGTGCGATGTGA
- a CDS encoding ornithine cyclodeaminase family protein — translation MQTLLLSSDDVDENAQMPDVIRAVEQAFAAYERGDAQMPAKSYIDLPQYDGDFRSMPAYMEAETWAAAGIKWVNVHPNNPREHDLPTVMGTMIYSDPETAFPLAIMDGTELTMKRTGAAAAVATDHLAVADASSLGIVGAGVQSYTQLDAISQVRDIDEVVVSDVSEEAVQRFIDRYDDEFDVRAGSISEAGHCDVLSTVTPVEDPIVSPDDLGEHTHVNAMGADAEGKHELADEVLLNAKLVIDDYDQTTHSGEINVPFHAGVLGDDDIYGEIGQIVTGKKAGRTADDGVTVFDSTGLAIQDVATAHVVYEHADENDNGTPFDLLGLGN, via the coding sequence ATGCAGACACTCCTCCTGAGCAGCGACGACGTCGACGAGAACGCACAGATGCCCGACGTCATCCGTGCGGTCGAACAGGCGTTCGCGGCCTACGAGCGCGGCGACGCCCAGATGCCCGCGAAGTCCTACATCGACCTGCCGCAGTACGACGGTGACTTCCGGTCGATGCCCGCCTACATGGAGGCCGAGACGTGGGCCGCCGCGGGCATCAAGTGGGTCAACGTCCACCCGAACAACCCCAGAGAGCACGACCTGCCCACCGTCATGGGGACGATGATATACTCCGACCCGGAGACGGCCTTCCCGCTGGCCATCATGGACGGGACCGAACTCACGATGAAGCGGACCGGGGCGGCCGCGGCGGTCGCGACCGACCACCTCGCGGTCGCGGACGCCTCCTCGCTGGGTATCGTCGGTGCCGGCGTCCAGTCCTACACGCAACTCGACGCCATCAGCCAGGTGCGGGACATCGATGAGGTCGTCGTCTCCGACGTGAGCGAGGAAGCCGTCCAGCGGTTCATCGACCGCTACGACGACGAGTTCGACGTCCGTGCCGGCTCCATCTCGGAGGCGGGCCACTGCGACGTGCTCTCGACGGTGACTCCGGTCGAAGACCCCATCGTCTCACCCGACGACCTCGGCGAGCACACCCACGTCAACGCGATGGGTGCCGACGCCGAGGGCAAGCACGAACTCGCCGACGAGGTGCTGTTGAACGCCAAGCTCGTCATCGACGACTACGACCAGACGACCCACTCCGGCGAGATCAACGTCCCCTTCCACGCGGGCGTCCTCGGCGACGACGACATCTACGGCGAGATCGGCCAGATCGTCACGGGGAAGAAAGCCGGTCGCACCGCCGACGACGGGGTGACCGTCTTCGACTCGACGGGCCTCGCCATCCAGGACGTGGCGACCGCCCACGTCGTCTACGAGCACGCCGACGAGAACGACAACGGGACGCCCTTCGACCTGCTCGGGCTCGGGAACTGA
- a CDS encoding DUF7535 family protein — translation MATADSEEEQVSTARQALRTVTELPRGRPNRDMSAVGLVMLALLVVVLLPVLPVIALVWLLAKGLESLRPQ, via the coding sequence ATGGCGACAGCAGACTCGGAGGAAGAGCAGGTGTCGACAGCACGGCAAGCGCTCCGGACGGTGACGGAGCTGCCGCGAGGGCGACCGAACCGGGACATGTCCGCGGTCGGGCTGGTCATGCTCGCGTTACTGGTCGTCGTCCTGCTCCCCGTCCTCCCGGTCATCGCGCTGGTCTGGCTGCTGGCGAAGGGACTGGAGTCGTTGCGGCCGCAGTAG